A genomic stretch from Nitrospirota bacterium includes:
- a CDS encoding HD domain-containing phosphohydrolase has translation MDDDPLVRDVLSDIFEQAGSYVTESAPNGTEGIQKVKDHDYDVVFTDLTMPGITGIDFMREAVKLRPALPVVVITGHSTMDNAVNAMREGAKDFLSKPFTMASVTSVAERLIGERRLLAKLAPDGGYETCIGRLNAELFKKLQEITILQSISSELDAIYDNREVYEKIVEMASRLLRVKEVAFGIVEDGVFRVRCAAGVPERDFPVAGGIFERVVRTREHCLFGMGDRNPHTGNLLESPLFAIPFTINGEVFGIVSLMNKADGSAFTEDEVSLALTFAKKAAQRIENNALYEVFYNNLISTLKALVISIEARDSYTKQHSERVTNYSLQVAEAMELGAEEKDALRFGGYLHDIGKIGVRDTILLKPEKLTDEEKTEINLHPVIGANIIEPLRFFPKERELIMHHHENFDGSGYPDGLAGERIPIAARILAVADAYDAMTSSRPYRAAKSRAFAVEELRRCSNSQFDGEVVRVFLQTLGEGDPSHAH, from the coding sequence GTGGATGATGATCCCCTCGTCCGGGACGTCCTGTCAGACATCTTCGAGCAGGCGGGGTCCTATGTGACCGAAAGCGCCCCGAACGGGACGGAAGGCATACAGAAGGTCAAGGATCATGATTATGATGTAGTGTTCACCGATCTCACCATGCCGGGCATCACCGGCATTGACTTCATGCGTGAGGCCGTGAAGCTGCGCCCGGCCCTGCCCGTCGTCGTCATCACCGGCCATTCGACCATGGACAACGCGGTCAACGCCATGCGTGAGGGCGCAAAGGACTTCCTGAGCAAGCCGTTCACCATGGCGTCCGTCACGTCCGTCGCCGAGCGGCTGATCGGGGAGCGGCGCCTCCTGGCAAAGCTCGCGCCGGACGGCGGATATGAGACCTGCATCGGCAGGCTGAACGCCGAGCTTTTCAAGAAACTTCAGGAAATAACCATCCTCCAGTCCATCAGCTCCGAACTCGACGCGATCTACGACAACAGGGAGGTCTACGAAAAGATCGTCGAGATGGCGTCGCGGCTGCTGCGCGTCAAGGAGGTCGCCTTCGGCATCGTCGAGGACGGGGTGTTCAGGGTCCGGTGCGCCGCCGGCGTTCCGGAGCGGGATTTCCCGGTGGCTGGCGGCATCTTTGAGCGTGTCGTTCGGACCCGTGAGCACTGCCTGTTCGGCATGGGCGACCGGAACCCGCACACGGGGAACCTGCTCGAATCCCCGCTCTTCGCGATCCCCTTCACCATCAATGGCGAGGTCTTCGGCATCGTCAGCCTCATGAACAAGGCCGACGGCAGCGCCTTCACCGAGGACGAGGTCTCCCTCGCCCTGACCTTCGCGAAGAAAGCGGCCCAACGCATAGAGAACAATGCCCTGTACGAGGTGTTCTACAATAATCTGATCAGTACGCTCAAGGCGCTCGTCATCAGCATCGAAGCGCGGGACTCCTACACCAAGCAGCATTCGGAGCGCGTGACGAACTACTCGCTCCAGGTCGCCGAAGCGATGGAACTCGGCGCCGAGGAGAAAGACGCGCTGCGGTTCGGGGGGTACTTGCACGACATCGGCAAGATCGGTGTTCGGGACACGATCCTCCTCAAGCCGGAGAAGCTCACGGACGAGGAGAAGACGGAGATCAACCTCCACCCGGTGATCGGCGCGAACATCATCGAACCCCTGCGGTTCTTTCCGAAGGAGCGGGAGCTCATCATGCACCACCATGAGAACTTCGACGGGTCCGGATACCCCGATGGTCTTGCCGGGGAGCGGATCCCGATCGCGGCGCGCATCCTGGCCGTCGCCGACGCCTACGATGCCATGACGTCGTCGAGGCCCTACCGCGCGGCAAAAAGCAGGGCCTTCGCCGTCGAGGAGCTCAGGCGCTGCTCCAACAGCCAGTTCGACGGTGAGGTCGTCCGCGTATTCCTGCAGACGCTGGGGGAAGGAGATCCGAGCCATGCCCATTGA
- a CDS encoding PilZ domain-containing protein, whose product MPIEAGVRVVFRLIAESTLHHATVVAIDDNAIVLEPEYSISADIPPGQYLLITGPDTDIEYYGEVIGGEGSALRLRRMWTGERGYFRVDDVFPFTWRKIPEGEPYRESCIFSGYGMDAADLELPDDSASPRLWKMLLDINAKLDVVIRHLHLESEGLIRARGVPVNLSASGLRFRLDSRPSIGDDLEVKILLPSYPPVGVLVIGRVVRIDEHAAAGFDISLHFIDLTDEVREVIIQYTLKRQREILSRQRRRE is encoded by the coding sequence ATGCCCATTGAGGCCGGCGTGCGGGTCGTCTTCCGCCTCATTGCGGAGTCGACGCTGCACCATGCGACGGTTGTCGCCATCGACGACAACGCGATAGTGCTCGAACCGGAATACAGCATTTCCGCCGACATCCCCCCCGGCCAGTATCTGCTCATCACGGGACCCGACACGGACATCGAGTATTACGGCGAGGTCATCGGCGGCGAAGGCTCGGCGCTGCGCCTCCGGCGCATGTGGACCGGCGAGCGAGGTTATTTCCGCGTCGATGATGTGTTCCCGTTCACGTGGCGGAAGATCCCGGAGGGCGAGCCGTACCGCGAGTCCTGCATCTTCTCAGGATACGGAATGGATGCGGCCGACCTGGAGCTCCCCGACGACAGCGCCAGCCCCCGGCTCTGGAAAATGCTGCTGGACATCAACGCGAAGCTCGACGTGGTCATCAGGCATCTGCATCTGGAGAGCGAAGGGCTCATCCGCGCCCGGGGCGTGCCGGTCAACCTCAGCGCGTCCGGTCTCCGCTTCAGGCTGGACAGCAGGCCGTCGATCGGCGACGATCTCGAGGTAAAAATACTGCTGCCGTCCTATCCGCCCGTCGGGGTGCTCGTGATCGGCCGGGTGGTCAGGATCGACGAACACGCGGCGGCCGGTTTCGACATTTCGCTCCATTTCATCGACCTGACCGATGAGGTGCGGGAAGTGATCATCCAGTATACGCTCAAGCGCCAGCGGGAGATCCTCAGCCGCCAGCGCCGGCGGGAGTAG
- a CDS encoding flagellar motor protein, giving the protein MDRASIIGLLVGLTALFGGNLLEGGRVDSILQPTAALVVFGGTLGATLLSFPARDVYSAVAALRTVFREDGSEAEALIHDIIRFSHIARRNGFVALEPEVPRHANACLRKALKLAIDGMLPKLLTDTMERDNATYEDRERRIAKVFETAGGFAPTIGIIGAVLGLIRVMENLSDPAKLGAGIAVAFVATIYGVASANLVLLPIARKLMNRANRELALREMILDGVIGIQAGVNPHYLEEKLRAFVERDGHAKKQEA; this is encoded by the coding sequence ATGGACCGGGCAAGCATCATAGGACTGTTGGTCGGCCTGACCGCGCTGTTCGGAGGAAACCTCCTGGAGGGCGGCAGGGTCGACTCGATCCTCCAGCCCACCGCCGCGCTCGTGGTCTTCGGCGGCACGCTGGGTGCCACGCTCCTGAGCTTCCCTGCGCGGGATGTCTATAGTGCCGTGGCCGCTCTCCGGACCGTGTTCCGCGAGGACGGGTCGGAGGCCGAGGCCCTGATCCACGACATCATCCGGTTCTCCCATATCGCCCGCCGGAACGGCTTCGTAGCGCTGGAGCCCGAGGTTCCCCGGCATGCCAACGCCTGCCTCCGGAAAGCGCTCAAGCTGGCGATCGACGGCATGCTCCCGAAACTCCTGACGGATACCATGGAGCGGGACAACGCGACCTACGAGGACCGGGAACGGCGCATTGCCAAGGTGTTCGAAACGGCCGGCGGCTTCGCCCCCACCATCGGCATCATCGGCGCGGTCCTGGGGCTGATCCGCGTCATGGAGAACCTTTCCGATCCTGCGAAGCTCGGCGCCGGCATCGCCGTGGCCTTCGTCGCCACGATCTACGGCGTCGCCTCGGCAAACCTTGTTCTCCTGCCCATCGCCCGCAAGCTCATGAACCGTGCAAACCGGGAGCTTGCGCTCCGCGAGATGATCCTGGACGGGGTGATCGGGATCCAGGCGGGCGTCAACCCGCACTATCTCGAGGAAAAGCTGAGGGCCTTCGTGGAACGTGATGGACATGCGAAAAAGCAGGAAGCATGA
- a CDS encoding flagellin, with amino-acid sequence MAINDITLTSGMRSNLVSLQSTVDLLNRTQERLSSGKKVNSALDNPVSFFAAQALNGRAADLSALKDGMGQGIQAIQVANNGITTISTLIDAAKGLAQQALSTTDTTALSVIGMQYSTLMAQLDTVVTDANYQGVNLLNGSSDLVVNFNEDNTSSLTVKSIASKSADLGIDTGTVGITSSSSVSDINTTITALNTAKTTLRTTSGALSAGLSIIQARQDFTTQMVNTLTAGSDSLTLADMNEEGANMLMLQTRQSLGTTALSLSSQAAQSVLRLFA; translated from the coding sequence ATGGCTATCAATGACATCACCTTAACCTCAGGAATGCGCAGCAACCTCGTCAGCCTTCAGAGCACCGTCGATCTTCTCAACAGGACACAGGAACGTTTGTCCTCGGGCAAGAAGGTCAACAGCGCGCTGGATAACCCCGTTTCATTCTTTGCAGCACAGGCCCTGAACGGCCGCGCAGCGGACCTGTCCGCTCTGAAGGACGGCATGGGCCAGGGTATCCAGGCGATCCAGGTCGCAAACAACGGTATCACGACGATCAGCACGCTTATCGATGCTGCCAAAGGTCTTGCCCAGCAAGCACTTTCCACGACGGATACTACGGCACTGTCGGTCATCGGGATGCAGTATTCGACCCTCATGGCCCAGCTGGATACGGTTGTCACCGACGCCAATTATCAGGGCGTAAACCTGCTGAATGGTTCGAGCGATCTCGTCGTGAACTTTAACGAGGACAATACCTCATCGCTCACCGTTAAATCCATTGCATCAAAATCGGCTGACCTCGGGATCGACACCGGTACGGTGGGCATAACCAGCTCTTCGAGTGTTTCGGACATCAATACTACCATAACCGCGCTCAATACGGCGAAGACCACGCTGAGAACGACCTCTGGTGCACTTTCGGCCGGTCTCAGCATCATTCAGGCACGCCAGGACTTCACGACCCAAATGGTGAATACCCTCACCGCGGGCTCTGACAGCTTGACGCTCGCTGACATGAACGAAGAAGGTGCGAACATGCTGATGCTGCAGACCAGGCAGTCTCTGGGCACAACGGCACTGAGCCTCTCTTCGCAGGCAGCGCAATCAGTACTGAGGCTGTTTGCCTAG
- a CDS encoding response regulator: MDKKAFRILVADDDDIALDVVSMLLSREGYSVAPVKDGLEAIDRLRLEEFHLVITDLMMPGAGGIEVLKYASRSNADIAVVILTAYGTLDTTLEAIKEGAYDYLTKPFRTQEISIIAERAYQRALLIADNRDLKRSLRDTYRDMEIIKTVAASGNPEVTTAWLERIERLRTMNVLLAGEAEVLKERLVRGNGKGQNINSG; the protein is encoded by the coding sequence TTGGATAAAAAAGCGTTTCGCATACTCGTTGCCGATGATGACGACATCGCCCTCGACGTCGTGAGCATGCTCCTCTCCCGGGAGGGCTACTCGGTCGCTCCCGTCAAGGACGGCCTGGAGGCCATCGACCGGCTCCGGCTTGAGGAGTTCCACCTGGTCATTACCGACCTGATGATGCCCGGGGCCGGCGGCATCGAAGTCCTGAAATATGCCTCCCGGAGCAATGCCGATATCGCCGTAGTCATCCTGACGGCCTACGGCACCCTCGATACCACGCTCGAGGCAATCAAGGAAGGGGCCTATGATTACCTCACCAAGCCCTTCCGGACCCAGGAGATCTCCATCATTGCCGAGCGCGCGTACCAGCGGGCCCTGCTCATCGCAGACAACCGGGACCTGAAGCGGAGCCTGCGCGACACCTACCGTGATATGGAGATCATCAAGACGGTCGCCGCGAGCGGAAATCCCGAGGTGACCACGGCCTGGCTCGAACGGATCGAGAGGCTCAGGACCATGAACGTGCTGCTCGCCGGCGAAGCCGAGGTGCTGAAGGAAAGGCTGGTCAGGGGAAATGGAAAAGGGCAGAATATTAATAGTGGATGA